Proteins co-encoded in one Bacillus paramycoides genomic window:
- a CDS encoding MTH1187 family thiamine-binding protein, which produces MAIVDVSIIPVGTGNPSVSEYVAEVQKVLEKNADRVKYQLTPMNTIIEGDLPVILEVIQQMHEVPYAKGVQRVATTIRIDDRRDKVSTMEKKLNSVRSKL; this is translated from the coding sequence ATGGCAATTGTTGACGTATCGATTATTCCAGTAGGAACAGGTAATCCAAGTGTGAGTGAATATGTAGCAGAAGTACAAAAGGTGCTAGAGAAAAATGCAGATCGCGTGAAGTATCAATTAACACCAATGAATACAATTATTGAAGGAGATCTTCCTGTCATTCTAGAAGTAATTCAACAAATGCATGAAGTTCCATATGCGAAAGGTGTGCAGCGCGTTGCGACAACAATTCGTATCGATGATCGTCGTGATAAAGTAAGCACAATGGAGAAGAAATTAAACTCTGTTCGATCAAAATTATAA